CACCAAGACACGGTGCTGCCAGATAGAAAGTGTCCCTGTTTCAAATACCACAAATGCTTAGCCCAGGGGAAGGCACAACTAAATTCAGCATCTGCTAGATGTGTGCAAGGTTGCCATCACAAGTTCCtactaatagtttttttttttttttttttaaatccttagtTGTGGCTTgatgttgttttgttgtttttgctgctGGGGCCTGCTTCTGATGATTACTATGTTTTGGGTAATCatcctctgtctctttttgtgcCTGTACAAGTAGCAGATGGGTTTGTGCAAGCCTCAGAACGCCAGAGCTGGAGTGTGTGAAAGCAAACAACGCTGCCTTAAACCTTACCTGCTCTGTTTTACCCTCTCTTTCTCAGAGGATGCTGAACACCTGTCGCCTGACCTTCACCCTTCACCCAGACAGCTTAAGTGTCATCACAGGCTTTTCTGATAGGGTCAGAAAACCCACCAGGGCACCTGAGGGGCCAACTCCTAAAGCATATGTAAAGGAATGCCATAACCCAAGCTCCACACCAGTTCCCCGTCATCACTTTGTTTGATGCATTGCCTCTTCTGCTGTTCTTTAAGGAAAAAGCTTTGCTATAAGCTGCACCCAGATCGCCGGTCCACCTTGGTCTAGTATCTTCTATGTAATAAACTCTTACTCTTATATAAAGCTTCCTTCTTCTTCAGCTTCAGGATTCATCGCTCTGCTGACGCTCAGCCAGCCAGCATGGCCACTAACGTCTTTTTCTTGTTTACAAACAGGGATCCTCTTTTCCAAGCCAAAGGTCATCTCCCAATTAGAGCAAGCAGACCACTGGCTGGTGAAAAAGGAAGTGCCTCGAGGCACCCGTCTAGGTGAGTGACCGGGCTGTTGGGAGCTGAGTGTGGCATTTGCTGACTGTCTCAGGGCAGTTCCAAGATGCCGGCTGGGTATCCCCTTGCTGGGCCAGGCCCGGTGGGAAATGCTGGGAAGGACAGGGCCCCGTCTCCTTTttaattacttgatccatcaggTTCAGAGGGAGAGTTGCATTTTGGGTTGTATTTTTGTCAAATATCTCTTGCAATTTGCAGGATATGTAATGTAATATGTAACATGTAAAGTTTTCTAATTCTTACACCttgcacatttttctttgctttcactggattgtttgttttgttcagttATTTTGCTTTAGTGGTTTGAACCTACAATACACCCCCTAGTTGTTCCATCTTgggcttttgttttcatttgttgtttGAAGCTCATATCACTTGGTTCAGCAGAAAAAAGGCAGATATGCTTATAGGACTAAGTATGTACAGGCGTGGAAGACAAACTGCAGGTAGCAAAATGTAGGGATGGAATTTAAGCAGAAGGTCTGTAAACCTTCACCGTGCTGTTCTTCTGTTTGTCTTGTGAGAGATTTCACAAGGACTCTCCCTCCATCACCAAAACGCTGCTGCTTCATTAGCACCCGTGTTCTACACCCATGTTCTATGCTACCTCGAGTCCTGCCTTTGTTTCTGCCCCTAGAGGTCGGCTCTCTGGAGCTTTGCTGCTTACCCAGCTTTTCTTTCTCAGTGTGTCAGTTCAGTCTGGTGCTTTCATTCTTGAACTCTTGTCTTCGTATATTTCCTTTTGGTTtgaccaagatttttttttaaaatatagttttaagaaAGATTCATGTGCGACTGTTTGTGCATGGACAAAATcagttcttccttctctcccctggGGATGGACTTCTTGATCTAGAATCCTGGGGTGAGTTTTATCCCATCCAGGTTGTCCAGACTCTGCTCCCCTGTCTTGGTCACAGTATTGTTGATACAAAGCCCTTTGTTACTCTGATTCTCTCTCCTGTGTACAGCACCTTGTCCCGAGAATCTCACAGagtcttttatttatctttggaACTCAGAAACTTTCTTAGCTTGTGTCATGATAGAAgcattatttctttaatgttgtgGAAGGATCCACTTAGCTCCTTGCTTTGAAAACCCAAGTCCTTTTTTGCACTCAAGGGATCTTTTGTATCTACTACACATTTGCATGTACTCTGCCACATGCCACCAACAATTTGAGGGAACAAGGACATAATCAAACAGAAATTACATCAGAAACCTAGAAAATGATTGTATCAATGGTAAAGACCGAAATGGTACTTATAGAAGAGCTTCAGATTTGAGTCTGAGCTTTCTGGTTGGCTAAGAAATCGTTAGTGTCAAATTGATTTGTTCttttggaaatgtttttaaaaattgttttaacttgtataatatatacatagtATTGTAAAATTGGAAGAGCAAAAAATAACTAAAGTTTTGCTAGCCATGATGTACTATTGTTAGTAATTTACTCTTGATCAACTTggattgtgaattttttttttaagatttcaacagtttgcactcaaggagttctctatttatttatttatttattatttatttgaaaatcagagtacacagagaaggagaggcagagagagagagagagagagagagaaggagaggcagtaagagaaagagagagagaaagagagagacaacttccatccgctggttcactccccaggtggctgcaacagctggagctgtgccagtccgaagccaggagccaggagcttcttccaggtctcccacgtgggtgcaggggcccaagcacttgggccatcttctgctgctttcccaagccatagcagagagctggattggaagtggagcagctgggactcgaaccggtgcccatatgggatgccgccactgcaggcagcggctttacctgctataccacagcactggccctgaattttttttaaagatttatttatttatttgaaaggcagagttgcggagaggcagaggcagagagagagagagaagtcttccatccactgattcactgcccagatggctacaatggctggagctccgctgatctgaagccaggagctaggagctttttccaggtctcctatgtgggtgcagggacccaagaacttgggccatctttttctgctttcccaggccatagaagagagctggattgaaagtggagcagctgggactcgaactggtgcccacatgggatgcaggcactgcaggtggtggctttacccactatgccctgGCGCCAGCTCTGGATTGTGAATTTGAGTGTGATTATGTATGAGATTGACCACACTGGTTATACATGCTGTTGCTGAGCCTGTTTTTAATTGTGAATGTGCTTCAATTTGTCAATCCCCAGGAAATAGAGGTCTCCCATAATTAAAATACTCTCTTGTGTTGTTAAACCATGTTTTATCAATCTTCCTTTTGAAATTTAGCTTCCGGTGTTTCTTTATTACTAATATTAATGAGCTGGCCATGAGAATACAAAGGCATAACATACAAAGCAAATAATTACAGCCCAGAGGTATGAGTATTGTAATTGGAAAGGTGAGGACTTTGAATTCAGAATCCACACAGGATTTTTGAAATACTATTCAAATCCATTGACTATCAAATCCATTGAATAATCAATGAAATTCAAACAGaacattttttctcttattaaatTACCACGGACTAGGAAATACATACCTTACGTGCTGCTACTCCTTTGAGTGATAAGCAGTGTCTTTATAGTGAGATTTTGATTGGTGCCATCTTTCTCGAGGATGGCCTGGCTTGTTAAATGCTTCCAAGGTTACAGATTTATCTTAAGAAAATATTCCAATAGCTTCAAAATTGCAATGATACTATAAAAGAATGGTTGTTGTAGCACGAGGGATTACTGCTAGAATGGAAGATAAGTGACCATCAGAAGGAGATTTGTGAAATGATGTGTTTGTGCCTTGGACATAGAAAGCAGCCATAAAATGACAATGTCAGCTTAGACTGATCAATCTGGAGAGAAGTCTAGTTTTCTAAGTGAAGTAGAGATGGGGACAGCTGAGTGCCaacccttctttattttttaaataaaagtgattTTTGCTGTACAGAAAATTACCGTGAgctaaatctattttcttttgcaTAGTTTTCTTACAGttatatgtttttctttcagtgaggacaataaaacaaatatattttctttcatgaaatACATTGACTTCTTTTGAATCAGTGGTTCCCTTTCTTACACTGTGCCCCCAGGTAATCAGAAAGATGGGCCTAGAGCTGTTCTTGAGAATGTCCTGTTCTTCTGTTACTCACAGGCATCATGATGTGACTTCTGTCTCCTTAGAGCTGCCCATGCCCAAAGCTGGGACTCCTCTTTGagtcctccctcacttcctctgtGTGCTAGTTCATGGATGAGGATTCTTGGCAGTTCCACCTCCAGAACATCCCAGATGTGCCCGCCCCTTTGCCTCCCCACCCTGGCGTACCAGTGCCAGCCAGCACCACGCTGCCCAGGAAGCCTGCAGCAGCCTCCTCTGCACTTGCCCTAGTCCTCgcttccccagcccccacttTGGCACACAGCCAACAAGCAGAGTGATGCTTTTGGAACAAGACCGGGTCACATTGTATTGCTTCTAATCTCCAGAAATGCTTAGAAGAAATTCCAAACACCTTGTATCCCCTCAGATGCTCTTGGTccggcctctgcctgcctcccctcctcatCTGATGGCACCCTGCCTGGTAAACTCTGCTTAAGCCACACTTCTTTACTTTGTGGAATACAGAGAGCTTAtttctgcctcagggccttgTGGAATCATCATTGTACCCAAGATTTGCCTGGCCAGCACTTGTTTTTAAAACctcatctttaatttcattttttcatcacTTAGTTAAAAATATCAGCTCATTCACTCATGACACATCaccttgcttttgtttgttttcttaaagttGTCAGCACCCTAGTACCTCTTTGTTGGTTTCGTTACTTGGTCATTGCCAATACCTTCCTACCAGAACATAAGCCTGTGAGATCTTGTGATTCCCAGTATTGACCTCTTTGTGGTGCAGTCCTGGTGGACACTCAGTAGATATAGCACAAGTGAGTGAGTGTCCATCCAGTGTGATTTGCAGCAGTATGATGAGATGCAGACTAGCACTGCCGGGGACCCAGCATTTCATAGAACTCTCCTAGGGCAGTGGTGCTCCTGCACCTCACTTTTAACCCCTCTGCAGTGTTCCCCTGGGACGTAGCTGACTGCACTGGAGGCTGAGCTGGAAGGGGGAGCTGAGTCATCACACAGTCTGTGCTCAGAAATGTCTCGAACCCGTGACCCACTCTGGACTCAAGCCCAGCTCGGCCTCTGCTGGAAGCGTCCCTCTGAGGCCGCCAGCCCACACAGGGTTTCTTCtcgtccaggcctcccactgccGTCCTGCTGCTTTCTCTTGTCCTTCTTGTTCCCATCCTTTCCTGAGATTGTGAGGCTGTTTGCTGTCCTTATGTATTTTGATGTCACTTTTCTTTATTCCAGCGCTAAAGAGACTTacatgttatatttattttaggaTGGGAAAGTTTGTTTGCAACCACAGTTCctgaggaaaaaaatcaggaagtCATGAAAAAACTCACAAACGGTCCTTTTGACTTCATGTTGAGAAACTCCTATATAAATGACAACAGGTTTGAGAAGCAACAAGGCAAAAAGAACACACTTTTCAGGAAAGCATTGGTTACCGTCAAAAAAACCTACCTGAGGGAAAGGAACTTTAAAGGCACTGAGCTTGGGAAAAATCTTGATCTGAAATCATCACTTACTAGGAAGCCCGGAATTGTTTCCAGGGGAAGGAAAGCCCGTTCCCAGCAGTACTCGATCCTGTTTAAACAACTAGGAGTTAACACAGTGCGTAAATGCTACAAGTGTAACATCTGTGGGAAGATCTTCCTCCACAGTTCTTCCCTGAGTAAGCACCAGAGAATCCATACTGGAGAGAAGCTCTATAAGTGTAAAGAATGCAGGAAAGCCTTTAGCCAAAGCTCGTCCCTCACCCAGCACCTCCGAGTGcacactggggagaagccctACATCTGCCGCGAGTGCGGGAAAGCCTTCAGCTTCACCACTTCTCTCATTGGACACCAGAGGATGCATACCGGAGAGAGGCCCTACAAGTGTGAGGAGTGCGGGAAGACATTCAAGGGCAGTTCATCCCTCAATAACCACCAGCGAATCCACACTGGAGAAAAGCCCTACAAGTGTAACGAGTGCGGGAGAGCCTTCAGCCAGTGCTCGTCTCTCATCCAGCATCACAgaattcacactggagagaaaccgtATGAGTGCGGGCAGTGCGGGAAAGCCTTTACTTCCATATCCCGGCTCAGCAGACACCACCGCATTCACACGGGGGAGAAGCCCTTTCACTGTAATGAGTGTGACAAAGTGTTCAGTTATCACTCGGCCCTTATTATACACCAGAGgactcacactggagagaaaccgtACGCCTGCAAAGAATGTGGCAAAGCCTTCAGCCAAAGCTCAGCACTTATCCAGCATCAAAGGATTCACACTGGAGAAAAACCCTACAAGTGCAacgagtgtgggaaagccttctcGTGGATTTCACGGCTTAATATCCATCACAgaattcacactggagagaaaccataTAGTTGCAAAGAATGTGGGAAAGCTTTCAGTTCCCACTCAGCAGTTAACACTCATCGGAAAATTCATACCGGAGAGAAACCTtacaaatgtaatgactgtgaaaAAGCCTTCAACCAAAGCTCGGCTCTAATTCAGCACCAGAGAATCCACACGGGAGAGAAACCCTTTCACTGTGAAGTGTGCGGGAAGGCCTTCAGACAGAGTTCCTCCCTTATGACACACctgagaattcacacaggagaaaaGCCTTACAAGTGCAAAGAATGTGGCAAAGCGTTTAGCCAGAGCTCGTCTCTCACCAATCACCAGAGGACCCACACTCGAGAAGAGCTGTGAGCAAAACGCACGTGGACTCTTCCAACCGAACCGCATTCCACACCGGATATCCAGGACACCCTGGGAAGAAGTGGTGCAGACTAGTTGACTGGGGGTAAAACTTCAGGAGTGAGGCCTCTCAGACATCAGAGATTCCGTGAGGAATGTTAGAAAAGCTTCTGGACAGTGCTCAG
Above is a genomic segment from Oryctolagus cuniculus chromosome 6, mOryCun1.1, whole genome shotgun sequence containing:
- the LOC100344772 gene encoding zinc finger protein 879 isoform X2, with protein sequence MARRLLSAQVQGSVTFRDVAVFFSQDEWLHLDSAQRRLYREVMLENYSNLLSLGILFSKPKVISQLEQADHWLVKKEVPRGTRLGWESLFATTVPEEKNQEVMKKLTNGPFDFMLRNSYINDNRFEKQQGKKNTLFRKALVTVKKTYLRERNFKGTELGKNLDLKSSLTRKPGIVSRGRKARSQQYSILFKQLGVNTVRKCYKCNICGKIFLHSSSLSKHQRIHTGEKLYKCKECRKAFSQSSSLTQHLRVHTGEKPYICRECGKAFSFTTSLIGHQRMHTGERPYKCEECGKTFKGSSSLNNHQRIHTGEKPYKCNECGRAFSQCSSLIQHHRIHTGEKPYECGQCGKAFTSISRLSRHHRIHTGEKPFHCNECDKVFSYHSALIIHQRTHTGEKPYACKECGKAFSQSSALIQHQRIHTGEKPYKCNECGKAFSWISRLNIHHRIHTGEKPYSCKECGKAFSSHSAVNTHRKIHTGEKPYKCNDCEKAFNQSSALIQHQRIHTGEKPFHCEVCGKAFRQSSSLMTHLRIHTGEKPYKCKECGKAFSQSSSLTNHQRTHTREEL
- the LOC100344772 gene encoding zinc finger protein 879 isoform X3, whose translation is MLENYSNLLSLGILFSKPKVISQLEQADHWLVKKEVPRGTRLGWESLFATTVPEEKNQEVMKKLTNGPFDFMLRNSYINDNRFEKQQGKKNTLFRKALVTVKKTYLRERNFKGTELGKNLDLKSSLTRKPGIVSRGRKARSQQYSILFKQLGVNTVRKCYKCNICGKIFLHSSSLSKHQRIHTGEKLYKCKECRKAFSQSSSLTQHLRVHTGEKPYICRECGKAFSFTTSLIGHQRMHTGERPYKCEECGKTFKGSSSLNNHQRIHTGEKPYKCNECGRAFSQCSSLIQHHRIHTGEKPYECGQCGKAFTSISRLSRHHRIHTGEKPFHCNECDKVFSYHSALIIHQRTHTGEKPYACKECGKAFSQSSALIQHQRIHTGEKPYKCNECGKAFSWISRLNIHHRIHTGEKPYSCKECGKAFSSHSAVNTHRKIHTGEKPYKCNDCEKAFNQSSALIQHQRIHTGEKPFHCEVCGKAFRQSSSLMTHLRIHTGEKPYKCKECGKAFSQSSSLTNHQRTHTREEL
- the LOC100344772 gene encoding zinc finger protein 879 isoform X1 — protein: MHSGAGVLIPWLHLPTGWLCSGLSHSSLGNAQSAPGPPCWSASGWLQPGLTSGGWAHRREEKPHSCLPHCRCLLREERQGGDMARRLLSAQVQGSVTFRDVAVFFSQDEWLHLDSAQRRLYREVMLENYSNLLSLGILFSKPKVISQLEQADHWLVKKEVPRGTRLGWESLFATTVPEEKNQEVMKKLTNGPFDFMLRNSYINDNRFEKQQGKKNTLFRKALVTVKKTYLRERNFKGTELGKNLDLKSSLTRKPGIVSRGRKARSQQYSILFKQLGVNTVRKCYKCNICGKIFLHSSSLSKHQRIHTGEKLYKCKECRKAFSQSSSLTQHLRVHTGEKPYICRECGKAFSFTTSLIGHQRMHTGERPYKCEECGKTFKGSSSLNNHQRIHTGEKPYKCNECGRAFSQCSSLIQHHRIHTGEKPYECGQCGKAFTSISRLSRHHRIHTGEKPFHCNECDKVFSYHSALIIHQRTHTGEKPYACKECGKAFSQSSALIQHQRIHTGEKPYKCNECGKAFSWISRLNIHHRIHTGEKPYSCKECGKAFSSHSAVNTHRKIHTGEKPYKCNDCEKAFNQSSALIQHQRIHTGEKPFHCEVCGKAFRQSSSLMTHLRIHTGEKPYKCKECGKAFSQSSSLTNHQRTHTREEL